TTTATAGCTAGCCTGTCTATATACTTTATTTTGGTGGATAAATATGCTATATTAGAAAATATTAAAAAATATATAGGTACTAATGAATTTGAAAAAATTAGAGATAAAATATATAAATTAAAGGAAATAATAAAAATAGAATGTTTTTTAGTTATATTTACTACATTTCAAACTATAATAGGCTTAAAAATATTAAATATAAATAACTGTTTAATATTAGGTGCGTTATGTGGTATATTAGACATGTTACCTTACATAGGAACAGTTGTAATTTTTTTACCTTTAATATTATATCAATTTTATATTAAAAATTATGTAATGTTTTTAGGCCTTATATGTCTTTATTTATTGTTAATAATATCGAGACAAATATTAGAAACTAAATTTATGAGTTCTAAACTTCAGTTGCCTGCTTTGGCTATAATAATATCTATATATATAGGGTTTAAAATTTTAGGATTTTTAGGATTACTTTTAGGTCCCCTATATATAATAACCCTTAAAGAATTTGTAAAAACTTAAATGAAAGTTGTTAGAGGAGAGAGGACATTTTGAAGAACATAACTATATTAGGAGCAACAGGGTCTATAGGAACACAAACTTTAGATGTAATACGAAAAGAGAAGGAAGAATTAAAATTAATAGCTATATCTGCAAATAAAAGTTATGAAAAAGTCATAGAGATTATAAAAGAGTTTAAACCTAAATATGCAGTTTTAATGGAGGAACATGCTTTTAAAGTAGTAGAAGATTTTTGTGCAAATAATAAAGTAGATACAAAAGTTTTAAAAGGCATGGAAGGAATGGTTTATATAAGTACATTAGAGGAAGTAAATATAGTAGTTACTTCTGTGGTAGGGATGATAGGATTAGTTCCTACTATAAAAGCTATAGAAAGTGGAAAAGATATTGCTTTAGCCAACAAAGAAACTTTAGTAGTGGCTGGAGAATTGGTTATTAGTAAAGCTAAAGAGCATAATGTAAATATATTACCCGTAGATTCAGAACATGGAGCTATTTTTCAATGTTTAAGGGGAAATAAAAAAGAAGAAGTTAAAAATATAATAGTAACAGCTTCAGGAGGACCTTTTAGAGGAAGAAAAAAGGAAGAACTTATAGATGTAAAACCAGAAAATGCTCTTAAACATCCTAAGTGGAATATGGGCAGGAAAATATCTATAGATTCTGCTACATTAATGAATAAAGGATTAGAAGTTATAGAAGCTCATTTTTTATTTGATGTAGCTTATGAAAATATAAAAGTAGTAGTGCATCCACAAAGTATAGTTCATTCTATGGTGGAATATAAAGATGGAAGTATAATAGCACAAATGGCAGTTCCTGATATGAGATTACCTATACAATATGCTTTGAATTATCCTAATAGAAAAAAATCACAAATAGAATCCTTAGATTTTTATGAAATATCTAGTTTAACTTTTGAAAAACCAGATATGGATACATTTTTACCTTTAAAATTAGCTTATGAAGCAGGGAAAAAGGGTGGAATAATGCCAGCTATATTAAATGGAGCCAATGAGGTAGCGGTAGATTTATTTTTAAGAGAAAAAATAAAATTTTTATGCATAGGTGACTTATTAGAAGAGTGCATGAATAAATTTTATAAACCTGTGGAAGCTACATTAAAAAATATAATAAATATAGATAAAGAAGTTAGAGAATATTTAGAAAAGAAGTATGATATATAGTAAAATTTAATTTAAGGTTAGAATTTTAAAGGAGGTTAATTAATGTATATAGTAGCAGCTGTTTTAGCCTTTGGCATACTAGTTTTAGTACATGAATTTGGTCATTTTATTATGGCTAAGGCAAATGGTGTGAAGGTGGAAGAATTTTCTATAGGTATGGGTCCTAAACTTATAGGAATAAAGGGTAAAGAAACAGAATATTTAATAAAACTTTTACCAATAGGTGGATATGTAAAAATGCTAGGAGACGAAGAAAAAAGTACT
Above is a window of Clostridium sporogenes DNA encoding:
- the dxr gene encoding 1-deoxy-D-xylulose-5-phosphate reductoisomerase, which gives rise to MKNITILGATGSIGTQTLDVIRKEKEELKLIAISANKSYEKVIEIIKEFKPKYAVLMEEHAFKVVEDFCANNKVDTKVLKGMEGMVYISTLEEVNIVVTSVVGMIGLVPTIKAIESGKDIALANKETLVVAGELVISKAKEHNVNILPVDSEHGAIFQCLRGNKKEEVKNIIVTASGGPFRGRKKEELIDVKPENALKHPKWNMGRKISIDSATLMNKGLEVIEAHFLFDVAYENIKVVVHPQSIVHSMVEYKDGSIIAQMAVPDMRLPIQYALNYPNRKKSQIESLDFYEISSLTFEKPDMDTFLPLKLAYEAGKKGGIMPAILNGANEVAVDLFLREKIKFLCIGDLLEECMNKFYKPVEATLKNIINIDKEVREYLEKKYDI
- a CDS encoding AI-2E family transporter; the protein is MRHYKHKYKDIIYAIIIFIIIFLLALLVKNYFKPFFIIVVLLFLCNPIYNFLCSKNIFNNNVNSIISIILVNITLFLLIFLIGNFIYNNLMSLKGYYYNFKTEIDCFINDLNKILNINKHIFNKNLNNIDVALLNGEFFRKGASYTTEWIFAYFIASLSIYFILVDKYAILENIKKYIGTNEFEKIRDKIYKLKEIIKIECFLVIFTTFQTIIGLKILNINNCLILGALCGILDMLPYIGTVVIFLPLILYQFYIKNYVMFLGLICLYLLLIISRQILETKFMSSKLQLPALAIIISIYIGFKILGFLGLLLGPLYIITLKEFVKT